Proteins co-encoded in one Streptomyces sp. JH34 genomic window:
- a CDS encoding GntR family transcriptional regulator yields the protein MAGTSGGGRTGGTPDLSELAAHSTSLERSGTAERVAAVLRDRITEGYFPPGSRLSEESISGALAVSRNTLREAFRLLSHERLLEHRLNRGVFVRILAVDDLVDIYRVRLLVECAALRALGEPPFDLSAVEAAVSSGEQAALRDDWPSCSTANIRFHQALAGLASSPRTDELMRNVLAELRLAFHVMADPRRFHEPYLTRNREITDRLAKGDAAGAERMLAFYLEDSRRQLAEAYAQRLTER from the coding sequence ATGGCGGGAACATCGGGCGGCGGGCGGACCGGCGGGACACCGGACCTCTCCGAACTGGCGGCGCACAGCACCTCCCTGGAACGGTCCGGAACGGCCGAGCGGGTCGCCGCCGTCCTGCGGGACCGGATCACCGAGGGCTACTTCCCGCCGGGGAGCCGCCTCTCCGAGGAGAGCATCAGCGGCGCCCTCGCCGTGTCCCGCAACACGCTGCGCGAGGCGTTCCGCCTGCTGTCCCACGAACGCCTCCTGGAGCACCGCCTCAACCGGGGCGTGTTCGTCCGCATCCTGGCCGTGGACGACCTGGTGGACATCTACCGGGTGCGGCTCCTCGTCGAGTGCGCGGCCCTGCGGGCCCTGGGCGAGCCCCCGTTCGACCTGAGCGCGGTCGAGGCCGCGGTGTCGTCGGGCGAGCAGGCCGCGCTCCGCGACGACTGGCCCTCCTGCTCCACCGCCAACATCCGTTTCCACCAGGCGCTGGCCGGCCTGGCGAGCAGCCCCCGCACCGACGAACTGATGCGCAACGTCCTCGCCGAACTGCGGCTCGCCTTCCACGTGATGGCCGACCCCCGCCGCTTCCACGAGCCCTACCTCACCCGCAACCGTGAGATCACGGACAGGCTGGCCAAGGGGGACGCGGCCGGTGCCGAGCGGATGCTCGCCTTCTACCTGGAGGACTCCCGGCGCCAGCTGGCGGAGGCCTACGCGCAACGGCTCACCGAGCGGTAG
- a CDS encoding DUF4031 domain-containing protein, whose product MTVYIDPPTWPGHGRMWSHLVSDVSFEELHAFAATIGCPPRAFERDHYDVPEARYADAVRAGALEIGSKEIVRRLTDAGLRRPKGRPAP is encoded by the coding sequence GTGACCGTCTACATCGACCCGCCGACCTGGCCGGGGCACGGCCGCATGTGGTCGCACCTCGTCAGCGACGTGTCCTTCGAGGAACTGCACGCCTTCGCCGCGACCATCGGCTGCCCGCCCCGCGCCTTCGAGCGCGACCACTACGACGTGCCTGAGGCGCGTTACGCCGACGCGGTGCGCGCCGGGGCGCTGGAGATCGGGTCGAAGGAGATCGTGCGCCGGCTCACCGACGCCGGACTGCGCCGGCCGAAGGGCCGGCCCGCCCCCTGA
- a CDS encoding Uma2 family endonuclease, with translation MTAAMVESDQGSEGRPWDYLLRTWQELDVPEGWRAEIDEGQIVLVPPPHAQHYGIAAKVQRRLYTNLPEELEIYQTLGVHVAPLDKLYVPDLVVMPAELIEAADPETNAPMDASEALLIVEITSKGNAREDRTKKYRAYARAGVPMYLLLDRFDTRGATATLFTEPNEDGTYKRSDPVPFGKPLLLPAPFDVTLLTDGFPV, from the coding sequence ATGACCGCCGCGATGGTCGAAAGCGATCAGGGCTCTGAAGGCCGCCCGTGGGACTACCTGCTGCGCACATGGCAGGAACTGGACGTGCCCGAGGGGTGGCGCGCCGAGATCGACGAAGGGCAGATCGTCTTGGTGCCGCCACCTCATGCGCAGCACTACGGCATCGCCGCGAAGGTGCAGCGAAGGCTCTACACGAATCTGCCGGAGGAACTGGAGATCTACCAGACGCTCGGTGTCCACGTCGCGCCTCTCGACAAGCTGTACGTCCCGGACCTCGTCGTGATGCCGGCAGAACTGATCGAGGCTGCTGACCCGGAGACTAATGCCCCGATGGATGCGTCGGAGGCCTTGCTGATCGTCGAGATCACCTCCAAGGGGAACGCCCGGGAGGACAGGACGAAGAAGTACCGTGCCTACGCGCGCGCCGGGGTCCCGATGTATCTGCTGCTGGACAGGTTCGACACCCGTGGGGCGACGGCGACGCTGTTCACCGAGCCGAACGAGGACGGAACGTACAAGCGTTCCGACCCCGTGCCCTTCGGGAAGCCGCTCCTGCTGCCCGCGCCCTTCGACGTCACCCTGCTCACGGACGGCTTCCCGGTCTGA
- a CDS encoding DUF969 domain-containing protein: MIVLLGVLVVILGFATRRNPLLVVGAAGIITGLLGKLSPQEVLASFGNSFASARSVTVFVITLPVIGLLERYGLQEQARSLIGKLGKLTTGRFLTLYLLIRQLTASVGLTSIGGPAQSVRPLIAPMAEAAAEAKAGRPLPQKLREKVRSHASGADTIGVFFGEDCFIAIGSILLITGFVNSTYDQHLEPLHLALWAIPSAICAFLIHGARLLNLDRQLERELAVTAAENDLAAHAGIRTEDAK; the protein is encoded by the coding sequence GTGATCGTTCTCCTCGGCGTGCTCGTGGTGATCCTCGGATTCGCCACCCGCCGCAATCCCCTGCTCGTGGTGGGTGCCGCCGGCATCATCACGGGGCTGCTCGGCAAGCTCTCGCCGCAGGAGGTGCTGGCCTCGTTCGGCAACAGCTTCGCCTCCGCCCGTTCGGTGACCGTCTTCGTGATCACGCTGCCCGTCATCGGGCTCCTGGAGCGCTACGGACTCCAGGAGCAGGCCCGTAGCCTCATCGGCAAGCTCGGCAAGCTGACCACCGGCCGATTCCTGACCCTCTACCTGCTGATACGGCAGCTCACCGCCTCCGTCGGGCTCACCAGCATCGGTGGCCCCGCGCAGAGCGTGCGGCCGCTGATCGCCCCGATGGCCGAGGCGGCCGCCGAGGCCAAGGCGGGCCGTCCGCTGCCGCAGAAGCTGCGTGAGAAGGTCCGCTCGCACGCGTCCGGCGCCGACACCATCGGCGTGTTCTTCGGTGAGGACTGCTTCATCGCCATCGGATCGATCCTGCTGATCACCGGTTTTGTGAACTCGACGTACGACCAGCACCTCGAACCGCTGCACCTGGCCCTGTGGGCGATCCCCTCCGCGATCTGCGCCTTCCTGATCCACGGGGCCCGCCTGCTCAACCTGGACCGGCAGCTGGAGCGCGAACTCGCCGTCACAGCGGCCGAGAACGATCTGGCGGCGCACGCCGGGATCCGCACGGAGGACGCCAAGTGA
- a CDS encoding MurR/RpiR family transcriptional regulator, whose amino-acid sequence MTNDVKESFNPDSPPAPAALAAKVRTLAPSMTRSMQRVAEAVAGDPAGCAALTVTGLAELTGTSEATVVRTARLLGYPGYRDLRLALAGLAAHQQSGRAPAVTADIAVDDPIADVVTKLAYDEQQTLADTAAGLDTVQLGAAVAAAATARRIDIYGVGASSLVGQDLAQKLLRIGLIAHAHMDPHLAVTNAVQLRSGDVAIAITHSGSTGDVIEPLRVAFDRGATTVAITGRPDGPVSQYADHVLTTSTARESELRPAAMSSRTSQLLVVDCLFIGVAQRTYETAAPALSASYEALAHRHTPRSR is encoded by the coding sequence GTGACCAATGACGTGAAGGAAAGTTTCAATCCGGACTCCCCGCCCGCCCCCGCGGCCCTCGCGGCCAAGGTGCGGACCCTCGCTCCGTCCATGACCCGTTCCATGCAGCGGGTCGCCGAAGCGGTCGCGGGTGACCCCGCCGGGTGTGCCGCCCTCACCGTCACCGGCCTCGCCGAGCTGACCGGCACCAGTGAGGCGACCGTGGTCCGCACGGCCCGCCTCCTCGGTTACCCGGGCTACCGGGACCTGCGTCTCGCGCTCGCCGGCCTCGCCGCCCATCAGCAGTCCGGCAGGGCACCGGCGGTCACCGCCGACATCGCGGTCGACGACCCCATCGCGGACGTCGTCACGAAGCTCGCCTACGACGAGCAGCAGACCCTCGCCGACACGGCCGCCGGCCTCGACACCGTGCAGCTCGGGGCCGCCGTGGCCGCCGCCGCGACCGCCCGCCGCATCGACATCTACGGCGTCGGCGCGTCCTCCCTCGTCGGCCAGGACCTGGCGCAGAAGCTTCTCCGCATCGGCCTGATAGCCCACGCCCACATGGACCCGCACCTCGCCGTGACCAACGCGGTGCAGCTCCGCTCCGGCGACGTGGCCATCGCGATCACGCACTCCGGCTCCACGGGCGACGTCATCGAGCCGCTCCGGGTCGCCTTCGACCGCGGCGCGACGACGGTCGCGATCACCGGCCGCCCCGACGGTCCGGTCTCGCAGTACGCCGACCACGTGCTGACGACGTCCACCGCCCGGGAGAGCGAGCTGCGGCCCGCGGCCATGTCGAGCCGCACGAGTCAGCTCCTCGTCGTCGACTGCCTGTTCATAGGGGTGGCCCAGCGGACGTACGAGACGGCCGCCCCCGCCCTGTCCGCCTCCTATGAGGCGCTCGCCCACCGCCACACCCCGCGCAGCCGCTGA
- a CDS encoding DUF979 domain-containing protein, translating into MIKSEYFFWLVGTVFLVMAAQMAMDRTNPKRFGSAAFWGLLGAAFFYSTGVVDTSLPAEPLGVAVLVLIVLGGFGLTGKGESHTPPREKRAASAARFGNKLFLPALTIPVVAMICATLVKNWKIGGEPVLEPGYETILGLGVGAIAALAVGMVLLRERKLSVPLHSGRNMLESMGWALLLPQLLSVLGSIFQTAGVGDQVGRITEAVLPDGQRLVAVAVYCCGMALFTIVMGNAFAAFPVMTAAIGWPVLIEQMNGNAPAVLAVGMLCGFCGTLVTPMAANFNLVPAALLELKDQYGPIKAQLPTAAALLVCNVVIMALFAF; encoded by the coding sequence GTGATCAAGTCCGAGTACTTCTTCTGGCTGGTCGGCACGGTGTTCCTCGTCATGGCCGCGCAGATGGCCATGGACCGCACCAACCCGAAGCGCTTCGGCTCCGCCGCATTCTGGGGTCTGCTGGGCGCCGCGTTCTTCTACTCCACCGGTGTCGTCGACACGTCACTCCCCGCCGAACCGCTGGGCGTCGCCGTCCTGGTGCTGATCGTCCTGGGCGGCTTCGGTCTCACCGGCAAGGGCGAGTCGCACACACCGCCCCGTGAGAAGCGCGCGGCCTCGGCAGCCCGCTTCGGCAACAAGCTGTTCCTTCCTGCCCTCACGATCCCCGTGGTCGCGATGATCTGCGCGACGCTCGTGAAGAACTGGAAGATCGGTGGCGAACCGGTCCTGGAACCGGGCTACGAGACCATTCTCGGGCTGGGCGTCGGCGCGATCGCCGCGCTGGCCGTGGGCATGGTTCTGCTGCGCGAGCGCAAGCTCTCCGTACCGCTGCACTCGGGTCGCAACATGCTCGAGTCGATGGGCTGGGCGCTGCTCCTCCCCCAGCTGCTCTCCGTCCTCGGGTCGATCTTCCAGACCGCCGGTGTCGGGGACCAGGTCGGCAGGATCACCGAGGCGGTGCTGCCGGACGGTCAGAGGCTCGTGGCCGTCGCCGTCTACTGCTGCGGCATGGCGCTGTTCACCATCGTCATGGGCAACGCCTTCGCGGCGTTCCCGGTGATGACCGCCGCGATCGGCTGGCCCGTCCTCATCGAGCAGATGAACGGCAACGCGCCCGCCGTCCTCGCGGTCGGCATGCTGTGCGGCTTCTGCGGCACGCTCGTCACGCCGATGGCCGCCAACTTCAACCTGGTCCCGGCGGCACTCCTCGAACTCAAGGACCAGTACGGCCCGATCAAGGCGCAGCTCCCCACGGCGGCGGCCCTGCTGGTCTGCAACGTCGTGATCATGGCGCTCTTCGCCTTCTGA
- a CDS encoding allophanate hydrolase subunit 1 — protein MSGIRVLEAGPRALLVELASGEDAEAFHAELLRRRAAGELPVVREIVPGARTVLLDGVEDRTLAGRLRSWTVPPLDRGEGAAVEIPVVYDGPDLADVAEAWGVAADEVPRLHARTEFRVAFCGFAPGFGYLTGLPGHLSVPRRTTPRTRVPAGALALAGPYTGVYPRTSPGGWQLIGRMPGPEALWDPEREPAALLGPGTRVRFVPAEVRG, from the coding sequence GTGAGCGGCATCAGGGTGCTGGAGGCCGGGCCCCGCGCCCTGCTCGTGGAACTGGCCTCGGGCGAGGACGCGGAGGCCTTCCACGCGGAGCTGCTCCGCCGCCGCGCCGCAGGAGAGCTCCCCGTCGTGCGCGAGATCGTCCCCGGGGCGCGGACCGTGCTGCTGGACGGGGTGGAGGACCGCACGCTCGCGGGGCGGCTGAGGTCGTGGACGGTCCCGCCGCTCGACAGGGGAGAGGGGGCGGCCGTCGAGATACCCGTCGTCTACGACGGCCCGGACCTCGCCGATGTCGCCGAGGCCTGGGGGGTCGCCGCCGACGAGGTGCCCCGCCTCCACGCCCGTACGGAATTCCGGGTCGCCTTCTGCGGGTTCGCGCCCGGCTTCGGATACCTCACGGGACTGCCGGGTCACCTGAGCGTGCCGCGCCGGACCACGCCGCGCACCCGGGTGCCCGCCGGTGCGCTGGCCCTCGCCGGCCCGTACACCGGGGTCTATCCGCGCACGTCGCCCGGTGGCTGGCAGCTCATCGGGCGGATGCCCGGGCCGGAGGCGCTCTGGGACCCGGAGCGCGAACCGGCGGCGCTGCTCGGGCCCGGGACCCGGGTGCGCTTCGTGCCGGCGGAGGTGCGCGGATGA
- a CDS encoding PRC-barrel domain-containing protein, protein MSDNLWGYQPSSGHTAGADLTGFSVEATDGSIGKVDKHSDDVGSAYLVVDTGVWIFGKDVLLPAGTVKRIDTEHRTVFVDLTKDQIKDSPEFDKHTHANDPGYHAQIGGYYDSYRIV, encoded by the coding sequence ATGAGCGACAACCTGTGGGGCTACCAGCCATCGAGCGGTCACACCGCGGGCGCCGATCTGACCGGATTCTCGGTCGAGGCGACGGACGGAAGCATCGGCAAGGTCGACAAGCACTCCGACGACGTGGGCTCCGCCTACCTGGTCGTCGACACCGGTGTCTGGATCTTCGGCAAGGACGTCCTGCTCCCGGCAGGCACGGTCAAGAGGATCGACACGGAACACCGGACGGTTTTCGTCGACCTGACCAAGGATCAGATCAAGGACTCCCCGGAGTTCGACAAGCACACGCATGCGAACGATCCGGGCTACCACGCCCAGATCGGCGGCTACTACGACAGCTACCGCATCGTCTGA
- the murQ gene encoding N-acetylmuramic acid 6-phosphate etherase gives MTSTTDANADAPTPDGYGELRAQLDTLTTEAFRPELAEIDQLPTREIARIMNGEDTTVPAAVAERLPQIAAAIDATAERMARGGRLIYAGAGTAGRLGVLDASECPPTFNTDPSEVVGLIAGGPSAMVKAVEGAEDSKELAAADLDALGLTADDTVVGISASGRTPYAIGAVEHARGRGALTIGLSCNADSGLAAAAEHGLEIVVGPELLTGSTRLKAGTAQKLVLNMLSTITMIRLGKTYGNLMVDVRASNEKLRARSRRIVSLATGASDEEIETALAATGGEVKNAILTILGGVDGPTAATLLADSHGHLRAALAAVRTT, from the coding sequence ATGACCTCCACCACCGACGCGAACGCCGACGCCCCGACCCCCGACGGTTACGGCGAACTGCGCGCGCAGCTCGACACCCTCACCACCGAGGCGTTCCGGCCGGAGCTCGCCGAGATCGACCAGCTGCCGACGCGGGAGATAGCCCGCATCATGAACGGCGAGGACACCACCGTCCCCGCCGCCGTGGCCGAGAGGCTTCCGCAGATCGCCGCCGCGATCGACGCCACTGCCGAGCGCATGGCGCGTGGCGGACGGCTGATCTACGCGGGCGCCGGCACCGCCGGCCGTCTCGGAGTGCTCGACGCCAGCGAGTGCCCGCCCACCTTCAACACCGACCCGTCCGAGGTCGTCGGCCTGATCGCGGGTGGGCCCTCCGCCATGGTCAAGGCCGTCGAGGGCGCCGAGGACAGCAAGGAGCTGGCCGCCGCCGACCTCGACGCCCTGGGTCTCACCGCCGACGACACGGTGGTCGGGATCTCCGCCTCAGGCCGCACCCCGTACGCCATCGGCGCCGTCGAGCACGCCCGCGGCCGGGGCGCGCTCACCATCGGGCTCTCCTGCAACGCGGACTCCGGTCTCGCCGCCGCGGCGGAGCACGGTCTGGAGATCGTCGTCGGTCCCGAGCTGCTCACCGGCTCGACCCGCCTCAAGGCGGGGACGGCGCAGAAGCTCGTCCTCAACATGCTCTCGACGATCACGATGATCCGGCTCGGCAAGACGTACGGAAACCTCATGGTCGACGTGCGCGCATCCAACGAGAAGCTGCGCGCCCGCTCCCGCCGGATCGTCTCCCTCGCGACGGGCGCCTCCGACGAGGAGATCGAGACGGCACTCGCCGCCACCGGCGGAGAGGTCAAGAACGCCATCCTCACCATCCTCGGCGGGGTCGACGGCCCCACCGCCGCCACGCTCCTGGCCGACTCCCACGGCCACCTCCGCGCCGCCCTCGCGGCGGTCCGCACCACCTGA
- a CDS encoding Cmx/CmrA family chloramphenicol efflux MFS transporter, giving the protein MPMAVYILGLSVFALGTSEFMLSGLLPPIADDMDVSIPKAGLLISAFAIGMVVGAPLLAVATLRLPRRTTLIALISVFGLGQVAGALAPTYDVLFVSRVVSALACAGFWAVGAAVAIAMVPVNARARAMAVMIGGLSIANVLGVPLGAFLGESFGWRSAFWAVGAASAIALVGVVTRIPRIPLPDEKPQLKREVAIYRDRQVWLSIVITALAAGGVFCAFSYLAPLLTDVAGLDSGWVPWVLGLFGVGALIGTTIGGRVADAHLFGVLLSGISASTVFLVALALFASNQVAVVVLAFLLGLSAFYTAPALNARMFNVAGVAPTLAGATTTAAFNLGNTSGPWLGGAVIDADFGFRATAWAGAAMLVLGLAAVTVSLRLRDGTPSRRIAGAPAHADGERPAGAEKAVIPEQAAGRGRTVASERAAG; this is encoded by the coding sequence ATGCCGATGGCCGTCTACATCCTCGGCCTCTCGGTCTTCGCCCTCGGTACCAGTGAGTTCATGCTGTCCGGGCTGCTGCCGCCCATCGCCGACGACATGGACGTGTCCATCCCCAAGGCCGGACTCCTCATATCCGCCTTCGCGATCGGCATGGTGGTCGGCGCCCCGCTGCTCGCCGTCGCCACGCTGCGGCTGCCGCGCCGCACGACGCTCATCGCGCTGATCTCCGTCTTCGGGCTGGGCCAGGTCGCGGGCGCGCTGGCACCGACGTACGACGTGCTGTTCGTCTCCCGGGTGGTGAGCGCGCTGGCGTGCGCCGGCTTCTGGGCGGTCGGCGCGGCGGTCGCCATCGCGATGGTGCCGGTGAACGCGCGAGCCAGGGCGATGGCCGTGATGATCGGCGGACTGTCGATCGCGAACGTGCTCGGGGTGCCGCTGGGGGCGTTCCTCGGGGAGAGCTTCGGCTGGCGTTCGGCGTTCTGGGCGGTGGGTGCCGCGTCGGCGATCGCCCTCGTGGGCGTCGTCACCCGTATCCCGCGCATTCCGCTGCCGGACGAGAAGCCGCAGCTCAAGCGCGAGGTCGCGATCTACCGGGACCGCCAGGTGTGGCTGTCCATCGTGATCACGGCCCTCGCGGCGGGCGGCGTGTTCTGCGCGTTCAGCTATCTCGCACCGCTGCTCACGGACGTGGCTGGACTGGATTCGGGCTGGGTCCCGTGGGTGCTCGGGCTGTTCGGTGTCGGCGCGCTGATCGGTACGACGATCGGCGGGCGGGTCGCGGACGCCCACCTCTTCGGGGTGCTGCTGAGCGGTATCAGCGCCTCGACGGTCTTCCTCGTCGCACTGGCCCTCTTCGCGTCGAACCAGGTCGCCGTCGTCGTCCTCGCGTTCCTGCTGGGGCTGTCCGCGTTCTACACGGCCCCCGCGCTCAACGCCCGGATGTTCAACGTCGCGGGGGTCGCCCCGACGCTGGCGGGGGCGACGACCACGGCCGCGTTCAACCTGGGCAACACGAGCGGCCCGTGGCTGGGCGGCGCGGTGATCGACGCGGACTTCGGCTTCCGGGCGACGGCCTGGGCGGGTGCCGCGATGCTGGTGCTCGGCCTGGCGGCCGTGACGGTCTCGCTGCGGCTGCGCGACGGTACGCCGTCCCGCAGGATCGCCGGCGCACCGGCGCACGCCGACGGGGAGCGGCCTGCCGGCGCGGAGAAGGCCGTGATTCCGGAACAGGCCGCCGGTCGGGGGCGGACCGTCGCCTCGGAACGGGCCGCGGGCTAG
- a CDS encoding PTS transporter subunit EIIC, translating into MATEDKNRATAAAILPLVGGAANVSSIAHCMTRLRLGLHDRSLVDDEALKAVPAVMGVVEDDTYQIVLGPGTVARVTPEFEQLVEEGRASEPAAPAHTAEELAGKGAALKAQQKAKNSTPFKLFLRRIANIFVPLIPALIGCGIIAGLNGLLVNLGWLTSVTPALAAMASGFMALIAVFVGYNTAKEFGGTPILGGAVAAIIVFPGVANIDAFGQTLSPGQGGVLGALGAAVLAVYVEKWCRRWVPEALDVLVTPTLTVLISGLVTIFGLMYVAGEVSSAIGTFADWLLSTGGAGAGFLLGGFFLPLVMLGLHQALIPIHTTLIEQQGFTVLLPILAMAGAGQVGAAAAVYLRLPRNESIRRTIRSAMPAGLLGVGEPLIYGVSLPLGRPFITACVGGAFGGGFVGLFNQLGDSVGSTAIGPSGWALFPLLDGNHGLGSTIAIYAGGLLVGYVAGFVATYFFGFSKSLLAEFNVSQEPAPSTVAATGPAAASGGNPAKEPAGV; encoded by the coding sequence ATGGCTACTGAAGACAAGAACCGCGCCACTGCCGCCGCGATCCTGCCGCTCGTCGGTGGCGCTGCGAACGTCAGCTCGATCGCCCACTGCATGACCCGGCTCCGGCTGGGCCTGCACGACCGTTCCCTCGTCGACGACGAGGCACTCAAGGCGGTCCCCGCAGTGATGGGCGTGGTCGAGGACGACACCTACCAGATCGTCCTCGGCCCCGGCACCGTCGCCCGGGTCACCCCGGAGTTCGAGCAGCTGGTCGAGGAGGGCAGGGCGTCCGAACCCGCGGCGCCCGCCCACACGGCCGAGGAGCTGGCCGGCAAGGGCGCCGCCCTCAAGGCACAGCAGAAGGCGAAGAACTCGACGCCCTTCAAGCTGTTCCTGCGCAGGATCGCGAACATCTTCGTCCCGCTGATCCCCGCCCTGATCGGCTGCGGCATCATCGCCGGTCTCAACGGGCTGCTGGTGAACCTCGGCTGGCTGACCTCGGTGACCCCCGCCCTCGCGGCGATGGCCTCCGGCTTCATGGCCCTGATCGCGGTCTTCGTCGGCTACAACACGGCGAAGGAGTTCGGCGGCACGCCGATCCTCGGCGGCGCGGTCGCGGCGATCATCGTCTTCCCCGGTGTCGCGAACATCGACGCCTTCGGCCAGACCCTCTCCCCCGGCCAGGGCGGTGTCCTCGGCGCCCTCGGTGCCGCGGTCCTCGCCGTGTACGTCGAGAAGTGGTGCCGCCGCTGGGTGCCCGAGGCGCTGGACGTCTTGGTCACACCGACGCTCACGGTGCTGATCTCCGGCCTGGTCACGATCTTCGGCCTGATGTACGTGGCCGGTGAGGTCTCCTCCGCCATCGGCACCTTCGCCGACTGGCTGCTCTCCACGGGCGGCGCGGGCGCGGGCTTCCTGCTCGGCGGCTTCTTCCTGCCCCTGGTGATGCTGGGCCTGCACCAGGCCCTGATCCCGATCCACACGACGCTGATCGAGCAGCAGGGCTTCACGGTCCTGCTCCCGATCCTCGCCATGGCCGGAGCCGGCCAGGTCGGTGCGGCGGCCGCGGTCTACCTGCGCCTCCCGCGCAACGAGTCGATCCGCAGGACCATCAGGTCCGCGATGCCCGCAGGCCTGCTGGGCGTCGGCGAGCCCCTGATCTACGGCGTCTCCCTCCCCCTGGGCCGCCCCTTCATCACGGCCTGTGTGGGCGGCGCGTTCGGCGGCGGCTTCGTGGGCCTGTTCAACCAGCTCGGCGACTCGGTCGGCTCCACCGCGATCGGCCCGTCGGGCTGGGCCCTGTTCCCACTGCTCGACGGCAACCACGGCCTCGGCTCCACGATCGCGATCTACGCCGGCGGTCTGCTGGTCGGCTACGTCGCGGGATTCGTCGCCACCTACTTCTTCGGCTTCAGCAAGTCCCTGCTGGCCGAGTTCAACGTCTCCCAGGAGCCGGCCCCTTCCACGGTCGCGGCCACCGGCCCGGCCGCCGCCTCGGGCGGCAACCCGGCGAAGGAGCCCGCCGGGGTCTGA
- a CDS encoding DUF2891 domain-containing protein — MSPALPAAYAVPFAELALANVVREYPNAPAHLYAGPEELVAPRTLHPAFYGGYDWHSTVHMHWLLVRLMRRFSTTGDLPATLVTRVREVLDTHLTRENIDVEASYLRGRTHFERPYGWAWLIALAGECRTLGTPDGDRWADALAPGVEAVGDLLAAWLPKATYPVRHGVHNNSAFGLGLILDAGTAAGLPAPVLDAATDRLRTWFTDDHDAPAHWEPSGQDFLSPALVEADAMRRVLPVAEFRTWIATFLPALVSTAPDSTLLDPPVVSDHADPQIGHLLGLTLSRAAALRTIAGALPDGPARDALLASAEAHLARGLPTVSSGDFSSDHWLATYAALALDTAPGH; from the coding sequence ATGTCCCCCGCGCTCCCCGCCGCGTACGCCGTCCCCTTCGCGGAACTCGCCCTCGCCAACGTCGTACGCGAGTACCCCAACGCGCCCGCCCACCTCTACGCCGGGCCCGAGGAACTCGTGGCGCCGCGCACCCTGCACCCCGCGTTCTACGGGGGCTACGACTGGCACTCCACGGTGCACATGCACTGGCTGCTCGTCCGCCTCATGCGGCGTTTCTCCACCACGGGCGACCTTCCGGCGACCCTCGTCACCCGTGTCCGCGAGGTGCTCGACACCCACCTGACCCGCGAGAACATCGACGTCGAGGCGTCCTACCTGCGCGGCCGCACGCACTTCGAGCGTCCCTACGGCTGGGCCTGGCTGATCGCGCTCGCCGGGGAGTGCCGGACCCTCGGCACGCCCGACGGCGACCGCTGGGCCGACGCCCTGGCCCCCGGTGTGGAGGCGGTCGGCGACCTGCTCGCCGCGTGGCTGCCCAAGGCGACGTACCCCGTCCGGCACGGCGTCCACAACAACAGCGCGTTCGGTCTGGGCCTGATCCTCGACGCGGGCACCGCCGCCGGGCTGCCGGCACCGGTCCTCGACGCGGCGACGGACCGGCTGCGGACCTGGTTCACCGACGACCACGACGCCCCCGCCCACTGGGAACCCTCCGGTCAGGACTTCCTCTCCCCGGCCCTGGTCGAGGCCGACGCGATGCGCCGGGTGCTGCCCGTGGCGGAGTTCCGCACCTGGATCGCCACGTTCCTGCCGGCCCTGGTCTCCACGGCGCCCGACTCCACGCTGCTCGACCCGCCGGTGGTCTCCGACCACGCCGACCCCCAGATCGGACACCTCCTCGGTCTCACCCTGAGCCGGGCGGCCGCCCTCCGGACGATCGCCGGCGCGCTCCCCGACGGCCCCGCCCGCGACGCGCTCCTGGCCTCGGCCGAGGCCCACCTCGCGCGCGGCCTGCCGACGGTGTCCTCCGGGGACTTCTCCTCGGACCACTGGCTGGCGACGTACGCGGCCCTCGCCCTGGACACGGCACCCGGTCACTGA